A DNA window from Candidatus Sulfidibacterium hydrothermale contains the following coding sequences:
- a CDS encoding amino acid permease, producing the protein MVNDIQEIFYKKIKPPNFERTMGLFGATTIGVGALMGAGVYVLIGAAAGVAGPSVILTYLITGILAFATTLMFAELGRLIPRSGGGYTYAYNILGSLGGFATGWFLALGSIFACGLYAIGFAEYTISITGLKVPDIVAKAIAIGITLLLALMNSFSSGKKKFNLQNWIVWGNLAILLILIVFSAFHGRVENLKPFFPKGVGGTFAAISLIYISFFGYQLVANNADEIIEPEKTVPKAMKLSMLISMSVYLFIAVAAVMTVPWDELAKSHAPLVLLADKSFGGRGWLLVSIGGIMASLGALSSTMISQSRQTYEMGKDRFLPDFLGILDEKTRQPKMALLLGAVVISLILITADLEFIAKAANFCLLASLLPVSLALRKIYRKNPAMKPKAAWKNLLPELTLVINLGLLLTLGVVSLAFGQQLLLVGAVVYFFYSRKREKRHREGLNIILEEEKGFSFFRKNTVLVPMSNPKTQEALLMLSNRLMARQGGEIIVLAVKDVPEGVDFYEALSEAEKSLEVIKRSVKLAEKNKIKIKPIIRAARSVPKGIVQAGESENSDLIIMGFPKKFTPGKPSILSQVMRLSVTDMVVVNLKTSTENFHPKRIAIYVKNASDLNLMLNCATAIAEFRGARIVLLKFLPLNYSMRQKQWADKLIVQAIENFNSSALYDISLIPTSHPKEELLKYSERVDLLIIGTDKRLQSAKAIEESEPFRIAEQAACSVLMVKSVSKLKRLVSKL; encoded by the coding sequence ATGGTTAACGATATACAGGAGATTTTTTACAAAAAGATCAAACCGCCCAATTTTGAGCGTACCATGGGGCTTTTTGGCGCCACCACCATCGGCGTAGGTGCTTTGATGGGGGCCGGAGTATATGTGCTGATTGGCGCAGCTGCCGGCGTAGCCGGGCCCTCGGTGATTTTAACTTATCTGATCACCGGAATCCTTGCTTTTGCCACCACTTTGATGTTTGCCGAGCTGGGACGGCTTATTCCGCGTTCGGGAGGCGGTTATACTTATGCTTATAATATTCTCGGCAGTTTGGGAGGCTTTGCTACCGGCTGGTTTCTGGCCCTGGGCAGTATTTTTGCCTGTGGGCTGTATGCCATCGGTTTTGCTGAATATACCATCTCTATCACCGGACTGAAAGTGCCGGATATTGTCGCAAAGGCGATAGCAATAGGAATTACGCTCCTTTTGGCTTTGATGAACAGTTTTTCCTCCGGTAAAAAGAAGTTTAACCTGCAAAATTGGATTGTGTGGGGAAACCTGGCTATTTTGCTTATCCTGATAGTGTTTTCTGCTTTTCATGGCCGGGTAGAAAATCTGAAACCTTTTTTCCCAAAAGGAGTAGGGGGAACGTTTGCTGCGATTTCGCTTATTTACATCTCTTTTTTCGGTTACCAGCTTGTTGCTAACAATGCCGATGAAATTATTGAACCGGAAAAAACGGTTCCTAAAGCCATGAAACTTTCCATGCTTATCAGCATGAGTGTCTATCTTTTTATTGCGGTGGCTGCGGTGATGACAGTGCCGTGGGACGAGCTGGCCAAAAGTCATGCTCCGCTGGTATTGTTGGCGGATAAGAGTTTTGGCGGAAGAGGCTGGCTGCTGGTTTCTATTGGTGGAATAATGGCCTCACTGGGCGCGCTGAGCAGTACCATGATCTCGCAAAGCCGGCAAACTTATGAGATGGGGAAAGACCGGTTTTTGCCCGATTTTCTCGGTATACTGGATGAAAAAACCCGGCAACCGAAAATGGCTTTGCTTCTGGGGGCTGTGGTGATCAGTTTGATACTGATTACAGCAGACCTGGAATTTATTGCCAAGGCAGCGAACTTCTGTCTGCTGGCTTCTCTTTTGCCGGTTTCGCTGGCCCTGCGTAAGATCTACCGGAAAAATCCGGCGATGAAACCCAAAGCCGCCTGGAAAAATCTGCTTCCGGAGTTAACACTGGTGATCAATCTTGGTTTGCTGTTGACGCTGGGCGTGGTTTCATTGGCATTCGGACAACAATTGCTGCTGGTGGGTGCTGTGGTTTACTTTTTTTATTCGCGAAAACGCGAGAAAAGACACCGCGAAGGGTTGAATATCATTCTTGAAGAAGAAAAAGGATTCTCTTTCTTCCGGAAGAATACGGTGCTGGTGCCCATGTCCAATCCTAAAACACAGGAAGCGCTCCTGATGCTTTCAAACCGGTTAATGGCCCGTCAAGGGGGTGAAATTATTGTGCTGGCTGTGAAAGATGTTCCTGAAGGAGTTGATTTTTATGAGGCACTTTCCGAAGCGGAAAAATCGCTTGAAGTGATCAAGCGCAGCGTGAAACTGGCGGAGAAAAATAAGATCAAGATCAAACCGATCATCCGGGCGGCCCGCAGTGTGCCAAAAGGAATTGTTCAGGCCGGAGAAAGCGAAAACAGTGACTTGATTATCATGGGATTCCCGAAGAAGTTTACGCCGGGGAAACCTTCTATCCTGAGCCAGGTGATGCGGCTCTCGGTTACGGATATGGTGGTGGTGAACCTGAAAACTTCTACGGAAAATTTTCATCCTAAACGCATTGCCATCTATGTGAAAAATGCTTCTGACCTGAACCTGATGCTTAACTGTGCTACGGCCATTGCCGAATTTCGTGGTGCCCGCATTGTTTTGCTGAAATTCCTCCCGCTGAATTACTCCATGCGTCAGAAACAATGGGCGGATAAATTGATCGTTCAGGCCATAGAAAACTTTAATTCCAGTGCGCTGTATGATATTTCACTGATTCCTACCAGCCATCCCAAAGAAGAGCTGCTGAAATATTCTGAAAGAGTGGATTTGCTGATCATTGGAACGGATAAAAGACTCCAATCAGCTAAAGCTATTGAAGAAAGCGAACCTTTCCGTATTGCGGAGCAGGCCGCTTGCTCGGTGCTGATGGTGAAAAGCGTAAGTAAACTGAAAAGGTTGGTTTCAAAACTTTAA
- the hemH gene encoding ferrochelatase, giving the protein MRQRQKAVLLVNVGTPDGPDTRSVRRYLTQFLNDKRIMDIPWLYRKILVNGLIVPFRAPRSARLYARLWTPEGSPLIIHTEQFAAALRKVLSNDYQVFTAMRYGNPSLKKRLQEIREKDFDEIIVFPLFPQYASSTVGTILDFIMKEVKKWAVIPEIRFINQFYDHPGFLSAFSEKISAYDPGKYDHIIFSYHGLPLKHIDKVHPGISSASCPCEKAMPVHGKHCYKATCHETTRLLAKSLGLNPDQYTTAFQSRFSKNWLQPFTDHVLEELAEKGAERVLVVVPSFVADCLESLVEIAWENQQRFIQAGGKELTLVESLNDNATWVKTAAEIIRSAGNL; this is encoded by the coding sequence ATGCGACAACGTCAAAAAGCGGTTTTACTGGTCAATGTGGGAACTCCTGACGGACCCGACACCCGTTCGGTACGCCGTTATCTCACCCAGTTTCTGAATGACAAACGCATCATGGATATTCCCTGGCTTTACCGGAAAATTTTGGTTAACGGGCTCATTGTTCCGTTCCGGGCTCCGCGATCAGCCCGCCTGTATGCCCGTTTATGGACTCCGGAAGGATCGCCTCTGATCATTCACACCGAACAATTCGCGGCGGCTTTACGCAAAGTATTAAGCAATGATTATCAGGTTTTCACCGCTATGCGGTATGGAAATCCTTCACTTAAAAAAAGGCTACAGGAGATCCGTGAAAAAGATTTTGATGAAATCATTGTCTTCCCTTTGTTTCCGCAATATGCTTCTTCTACCGTGGGAACCATTTTGGATTTCATCATGAAAGAAGTTAAAAAATGGGCTGTCATCCCCGAAATCCGCTTCATTAATCAGTTTTATGATCATCCGGGATTTTTAAGTGCTTTTTCTGAAAAAATATCGGCTTATGATCCGGGAAAATATGACCATATTATTTTTTCGTATCACGGATTACCGCTAAAGCACATCGACAAAGTTCATCCGGGCATTTCTTCCGCATCATGCCCCTGTGAAAAAGCCATGCCCGTTCACGGAAAACACTGTTACAAAGCCACTTGTCACGAAACCACCCGCTTACTGGCCAAATCACTGGGGCTGAACCCGGATCAATACACTACGGCATTTCAATCGCGCTTTTCAAAAAACTGGTTACAGCCTTTTACCGACCATGTTTTAGAAGAACTGGCCGAAAAAGGCGCTGAGAGAGTACTGGTTGTGGTTCCTTCGTTTGTTGCCGATTGTCTGGAATCGCTGGTCGAGATTGCCTGGGAAAACCAGCAACGGTTTATCCAGGCAGGCGGAAAAGAATTAACCCTGGTGGAGAGCCTTAACGACAATGCTACCTGGGTTAAAACAGCAGCCGAAATCATCCGGTCTGCCGGTAACCTTTAA
- a CDS encoding head GIN domain-containing protein, with the protein MKKISSFLRSFFILILLTSFSVRATAQIKGNHIIGEQVRTITGFQAIDSNGPVDVYVKQGDRCSVVVRADENLIPYIKTTVKNNTLIVSLSKSIREAKKLEVIVTMKSLKKVTLSGSGDFYCKTPFHTPAISFVVTGSGDVKAALQAQMVDVRVTGSGDVELQGVHGQLVAEITGSGDMEASGLQLENCSVKLMGSGDVELDGRTETFSAITSGSGDIDASGLTAVKVVVKSNGSGDISVHAVDSLKASLVGSGDLRYSGNPTILKISAAGSGDIYHR; encoded by the coding sequence ATGAAAAAAATATCGTCTTTTCTTCGCAGCTTTTTTATTTTGATACTTCTCACCTCTTTTTCGGTCCGTGCGACCGCACAGATCAAAGGAAATCACATTATTGGCGAGCAGGTTAGAACAATAACTGGTTTTCAGGCAATAGATTCCAACGGCCCTGTAGATGTTTACGTAAAACAAGGCGATCGTTGTTCGGTAGTTGTACGGGCTGATGAGAATTTGATTCCATACATTAAAACCACCGTAAAAAACAATACCCTGATCGTGTCGTTATCCAAAAGTATCCGTGAAGCCAAAAAGCTTGAAGTGATCGTAACCATGAAGAGTTTGAAAAAGGTTACGCTTTCCGGTTCCGGTGATTTTTATTGTAAAACGCCGTTTCATACACCGGCCATTTCGTTTGTGGTTACCGGTTCAGGCGATGTGAAAGCCGCTTTGCAAGCTCAAATGGTCGATGTTCGTGTTACTGGTTCGGGCGATGTGGAACTCCAGGGTGTTCATGGACAGCTGGTTGCCGAAATAACCGGATCGGGCGATATGGAAGCCTCCGGGTTGCAGTTGGAAAACTGTTCCGTAAAACTGATGGGCTCAGGCGATGTGGAGCTGGACGGACGTACCGAGACGTTTTCTGCGATTACGTCCGGATCAGGCGATATTGATGCCAGCGGCCTTACTGCCGTAAAAGTGGTTGTAAAATCCAATGGCTCCGGCGATATTTCGGTACACGCGGTGGACAGCCTAAAAGCTTCGCTCGTGGGTTCGGGCGATTTGCGTTATTCCGGAAATCCTACCATTTTAAAAATAAGTGCTGCCGGATCGGGCGATATCTATCACCGTTAA
- a CDS encoding NAD-dependent deacylase produces MEKTLFEKAADKLKKSTYTTAFTGAGISVESGIPPFRGPEGLWSKYDPVVLDLNYFRQHPEKSWAVIKEIFYDFFGKAKPNAAHFALAQMEKEGLLKNIITQNIDNLHQEAGSQEVIEFHGNSHSLVCMQCGRTFQYREISMETLPVRCPDCGGLVKPDFIFFGEGIPPRAYEKSLEAARKADVFLVIGTTGEIMPASQIPFLAKENGAFIIEVNTEPSNYTHTLTDIFLQGKATVVMQTLLQHLMH; encoded by the coding sequence ATGGAAAAAACGCTTTTTGAAAAAGCGGCAGACAAGCTAAAAAAATCGACCTACACAACGGCTTTTACCGGTGCCGGCATCTCGGTGGAAAGTGGTATTCCGCCTTTTCGCGGACCGGAAGGGTTATGGAGCAAATACGATCCGGTTGTTCTTGATTTAAATTATTTCCGTCAGCATCCGGAAAAATCGTGGGCTGTGATCAAAGAAATTTTCTACGATTTTTTCGGGAAAGCCAAACCCAATGCTGCACATTTTGCATTGGCCCAAATGGAAAAGGAAGGCTTGTTGAAGAACATCATCACCCAAAACATCGACAACCTGCACCAGGAAGCCGGAAGCCAAGAAGTCATTGAATTTCATGGCAACTCGCACAGTTTGGTTTGCATGCAGTGCGGACGGACATTTCAATACCGCGAAATTTCCATGGAAACACTACCGGTGCGCTGTCCGGATTGTGGCGGACTGGTAAAGCCCGATTTTATCTTTTTTGGCGAAGGTATTCCGCCCCGGGCTTATGAAAAGTCGCTGGAAGCTGCCCGAAAAGCGGATGTTTTTTTGGTTATCGGCACTACCGGCGAAATTATGCCGGCGAGCCAAATTCCTTTTCTTGCCAAAGAAAACGGGGCTTTCATTATTGAAGTCAATACAGAGCCGTCGAATTACACCCACACGCTTACCGATATTTTTTTACAGGGAAAAGCCACCGTGGTAATGCAAACCTTGCTCCAGCACCTGATGCATTGA
- a CDS encoding nucleoside deaminase: protein MEKEDKKAFMAKAIELAEENVKGLAGGPFGAVVVKDGKIVGKGSNKVTVHNDPTAHAEIVAIRDAAKNLGTFDLSGCEIYSSCEPCPMCLGAIYWARFDKLYYAATKDDAAKANFDDSFIYKEFALPKEERSILAVQMMRENAVKVFEEWNQAENKIPY, encoded by the coding sequence ATGGAAAAAGAAGATAAAAAAGCCTTTATGGCTAAAGCGATTGAATTGGCAGAGGAAAATGTAAAAGGCCTGGCGGGCGGACCGTTTGGCGCCGTGGTAGTAAAAGACGGAAAAATTGTAGGAAAAGGAAGCAATAAAGTTACTGTACATAATGACCCGACAGCACACGCCGAAATTGTGGCGATTCGTGATGCGGCCAAAAACCTGGGAACATTTGATTTAAGCGGCTGCGAAATCTATTCGAGCTGCGAACCTTGTCCGATGTGTTTGGGAGCCATTTACTGGGCTCGTTTTGACAAATTGTATTATGCAGCCACTAAAGACGATGCCGCCAAAGCGAACTTTGACGACTCGTTCATCTATAAAGAGTTTGCTCTTCCGAAAGAGGAACGCTCCATACTGGCAGTACAAATGATGCGCGAAAATGCGGTAAAGGTTTTTGAAGAATGGAATCAGGCAGAAAATAAAATCCCTTATTAA
- a CDS encoding DUF7064 domain-containing protein: MKQVIKNYLARRMVQKKKADEPDIVVLEQKHENLLQQNFNDSIYFTGLSENGFSFVTRQAFRTGKPAENWLKIEIPGEGVWGFQDMKLKTGEGFRQGDLIYSCPEPGEIWNIAYDGPVFQGDKKQEIHLRLEWDSDLPVADFNQVGTTPERVAQQIAKEKWNKTFFQKLKEIHKVHYEQAGHFHGIITWKGKEQLVFLKGFRDHSFGIRHWDDWERHLWLLGRLDDGTFFNISIISYTFIKELTAGFCWDGRRYLTIKQIPSFDEVGFVTPLPEKLQFTVHHPDGHRIPVTVEMKTFFPFVMDNVYFIRQAKAIITWEGKKGIGLAEMGVKQ; encoded by the coding sequence ATGAAACAAGTAATCAAAAATTATCTGGCCCGCCGGATGGTTCAAAAGAAAAAAGCGGATGAACCGGATATTGTGGTGCTGGAACAAAAGCACGAAAATCTTCTGCAACAGAATTTTAATGACAGTATCTATTTCACCGGTTTGTCTGAAAATGGTTTTTCTTTTGTCACCCGTCAGGCTTTTCGTACAGGTAAACCGGCCGAAAACTGGTTGAAAATCGAAATCCCCGGCGAAGGGGTCTGGGGATTTCAGGATATGAAACTGAAAACCGGTGAAGGTTTCCGCCAGGGCGATTTGATCTACTCATGCCCTGAACCGGGAGAAATCTGGAATATCGCTTATGACGGGCCGGTTTTTCAGGGGGATAAAAAACAGGAAATTCATCTCCGCCTTGAATGGGACAGCGATCTCCCTGTGGCTGACTTTAATCAGGTGGGAACAACGCCTGAGCGGGTGGCACAACAAATTGCCAAAGAAAAATGGAACAAAACATTTTTTCAGAAGCTGAAAGAAATCCATAAAGTACATTACGAACAGGCAGGCCATTTTCACGGCATTATTACCTGGAAAGGAAAAGAACAGCTGGTTTTCCTGAAAGGCTTTCGCGACCATAGTTTCGGCATCCGGCATTGGGACGACTGGGAACGGCATCTTTGGTTGCTCGGCCGGCTCGATGACGGTACTTTTTTTAATATCAGCATTATCAGTTACACCTTTATCAAAGAACTGACAGCGGGTTTCTGCTGGGATGGCCGGCGTTATCTTACAATAAAACAAATCCCCTCGTTTGACGAGGTCGGATTTGTTACTCCTTTGCCGGAGAAATTACAATTTACGGTACACCATCCCGATGGACATCGCATCCCGGTAACGGTGGAAATGAAAACATTTTTTCCTTTTGTGATGGATAATGTCTATTTCATCCGGCAGGCCAAAGCCATCATAACCTGGGAAGGTAAAAAAGGAATCGGCCTTGCCGAAATGGGAGTAAAACAGTAA
- a CDS encoding PEP/pyruvate-binding domain-containing protein, translating into MALKRLEEIKTGSAGGKADGLQRLHTWGYPIPETFVITRPEEKYWKKDIVRLPEKKKFAVRSSATAEDGQEHSFAGQFETILNVQGHDALISAVKRCFSSHESQRVSHYHRQLKVEEDTKMYVLVQEMVDAQYSGVLFTADPVENRYDRCRLTLAEGLGEHLMAGKTSGYDVVFYKQKPEVSVKDLPDDVLQKLIAEALAIEKKFGKPADLEFAIDHENRLYWLQLRPVTRLSAVHLNELDDSPLFENPIYTRGNIGEMMPGPVTPLTLSTFGRAIDVGLQEFYQKCGALKNRSEKNRFVHSFYYHLFFDVNSLYRITRYVLLAKKENIDFSVVGRRVPGVVIDKKEVSFFTALLNFLRMYRYTAGATKAARALQQLYAGFHIQCPDDPLLCWELINKELPVLFRAYGLHYVTSSRSGSYFSALLNLLSGGKPPERKHQQLLASYFTNIADIESAQVVNAVDHLSALLAREEDAENRFLNVSVDEAVQYLEKGASEKIRQSWNSFLERHGHRCVREAEMREKEWALHPEPVVESIRVKVQWLRRKQTEPEKKPDGSVRQPGLPLTGFRRRIFYHLLPKARKAVAQREQTKAWAVGVQYQFKKAYRALAKRMTRAGLLDDEDLIYFLKHDEIGRFLKGTEAGYWHNMARQRRALFPVVQQLSFSDLIFGIPVPDEPAEDGPPEGVLSGIPVSQGKVTGKVRIVRTMEDARQLQKGEIMVSQYTDIGWTPFYSIIKGLVTEIGSPLSHGAVVAREYGIPAVVGMKGVLSVLQTGQEITLDAGKGIVSF; encoded by the coding sequence ATGGCTTTGAAAAGGCTGGAAGAGATAAAAACGGGAAGTGCCGGCGGCAAAGCGGACGGTTTGCAGCGTTTACATACCTGGGGATATCCAATTCCGGAAACGTTTGTGATCACCCGCCCTGAAGAAAAATATTGGAAAAAAGACATTGTCCGTTTGCCGGAAAAGAAAAAATTTGCCGTTCGTTCGTCGGCAACAGCCGAAGACGGACAGGAACACTCTTTTGCCGGACAGTTCGAAACCATCTTGAATGTACAGGGACATGACGCATTGATATCCGCGGTAAAACGCTGCTTTTCATCGCATGAAAGTCAACGGGTTAGCCATTATCACCGTCAGCTGAAAGTAGAAGAAGATACAAAAATGTATGTGCTTGTTCAGGAGATGGTGGATGCGCAGTATTCGGGTGTTCTTTTTACCGCCGACCCGGTGGAAAACCGTTACGATCGTTGCCGGTTGACTCTTGCAGAAGGGCTTGGTGAACATTTAATGGCTGGAAAAACAAGCGGGTATGATGTCGTGTTTTATAAACAAAAACCGGAAGTATCCGTAAAAGATCTGCCGGATGATGTGCTGCAAAAACTGATTGCTGAAGCTTTGGCTATTGAAAAAAAGTTTGGAAAGCCGGCCGATCTGGAGTTCGCAATTGATCACGAGAACCGTTTGTATTGGTTGCAATTGCGTCCGGTGACCCGCCTTTCGGCAGTCCATTTGAACGAACTGGACGATTCTCCTCTTTTTGAAAACCCCATTTACACCCGTGGCAATATTGGCGAAATGATGCCTGGTCCTGTTACTCCGCTTACGCTTTCTACCTTTGGCCGCGCCATTGATGTCGGTCTTCAGGAATTTTATCAAAAATGCGGCGCACTGAAAAATCGCTCGGAAAAAAACCGTTTTGTCCATTCGTTTTATTATCATCTTTTTTTTGATGTAAACAGCCTTTACCGGATTACGCGGTATGTTTTGTTGGCCAAAAAAGAAAATATTGATTTTTCGGTAGTCGGCCGGCGTGTTCCGGGAGTGGTAATCGATAAAAAAGAAGTTTCGTTTTTTACAGCGTTGCTTAATTTTTTACGGATGTACCGGTATACGGCAGGTGCAACAAAAGCTGCCCGGGCCTTGCAACAACTGTATGCCGGTTTCCATATTCAATGTCCGGATGATCCGTTGTTGTGTTGGGAATTAATAAATAAGGAGTTGCCGGTTTTGTTCCGGGCTTATGGGTTGCATTATGTCACTTCTTCCCGGTCGGGAAGTTATTTCAGCGCTTTGCTCAATTTGCTTTCGGGCGGAAAACCACCCGAGCGAAAGCATCAGCAATTGCTGGCATCTTATTTTACGAATATTGCTGATATTGAAAGTGCACAGGTGGTAAATGCGGTAGATCATCTGTCGGCATTGCTGGCACGAGAAGAAGATGCAGAAAACCGTTTTTTGAACGTTTCGGTGGATGAGGCGGTACAGTACCTTGAAAAAGGTGCGTCGGAGAAGATCCGGCAAAGCTGGAATTCCTTTTTGGAAAGACATGGGCATCGTTGTGTGCGTGAAGCGGAAATGCGCGAAAAAGAATGGGCTCTTCATCCGGAACCGGTGGTAGAAAGCATACGAGTGAAGGTGCAATGGCTGCGCCGCAAGCAGACTGAACCGGAGAAAAAACCGGACGGCAGCGTGCGACAGCCCGGGCTTCCGCTGACAGGTTTCCGCCGGAGAATCTTTTATCATTTGTTGCCTAAAGCACGGAAAGCGGTGGCGCAGCGAGAACAAACCAAAGCCTGGGCAGTGGGGGTGCAATATCAGTTCAAGAAAGCTTACCGTGCGTTGGCAAAACGGATGACCCGTGCAGGCTTGCTGGATGATGAAGATTTGATTTATTTTTTGAAACATGATGAAATAGGCCGGTTTCTTAAAGGAACAGAAGCCGGTTACTGGCACAATATGGCCCGGCAGCGGCGGGCACTTTTTCCGGTAGTACAACAACTTTCGTTTTCAGATCTGATTTTTGGTATTCCTGTTCCGGATGAGCCGGCTGAGGATGGCCCGCCGGAAGGAGTACTTTCCGGAATTCCTGTCAGCCAGGGTAAAGTAACCGGAAAAGTACGCATTGTCCGGACGATGGAAGATGCCCGGCAGCTCCAGAAAGGGGAAATTATGGTCTCGCAATATACCGATATCGGATGGACGCCATTTTATAGCATCATAAAAGGATTGGTTACGGAAATTGGCAGTCCGTTGTCGCATGGTGCCGTGGTGGCCCGCGAATATGGTATTCCGGCAGTGGTGGGGATGAAAGGCGTTTTGTCTGTCCTTCAAACCGGACAGGAAATTACCCTGGATGCCGGAAAAGGAATCGTGTCTTTTTGA
- a CDS encoding TlpA family protein disulfide reductase, with amino-acid sequence MKVLVLFAGLLFLNPVLFSQTTANHDRGYRVHVGEMAPSVVLPLINGDTVSLQQLRGKVVVLQFTASWCSVCRREMPHLESEIWQQFKNKNFILIGVDYDEPLAKVEAFRKEMKVTYPFALDPGARIFHHFAVKGAGVTRNVVIDPSGKIVFLTRLYDVQEFEAMKKKIASLLQDNQ; translated from the coding sequence ATGAAAGTGCTTGTTCTTTTTGCCGGATTGTTGTTTTTGAATCCTGTGCTTTTTTCGCAGACAACAGCAAATCATGATCGTGGGTATCGGGTTCACGTGGGAGAAATGGCTCCGTCGGTGGTTTTGCCCCTGATAAATGGGGATACGGTATCGTTGCAACAGTTGCGTGGAAAGGTTGTGGTGTTGCAGTTTACTGCCAGCTGGTGTTCGGTGTGCCGGAGAGAAATGCCACATCTTGAGAGTGAAATATGGCAACAGTTTAAAAATAAGAACTTTATCCTTATCGGTGTGGATTATGACGAGCCGCTGGCCAAAGTGGAGGCTTTCCGCAAAGAGATGAAGGTAACTTATCCGTTTGCCCTGGATCCGGGGGCCAGAATTTTTCATCATTTTGCGGTGAAAGGCGCCGGAGTTACCCGTAATGTGGTGATAGATCCTTCCGGAAAAATAGTTTTTCTTACCCGTTTATACGATGTGCAGGAGTTTGAAGCCATGAAAAAGAAAATTGCTTCTTTGCTGCAGGATAATCAGTGA
- a CDS encoding nucleoside permease has product MGIKFRLTVMNFLQFFVWGAWLLSFGKYLGATLHFSGEQIGAIFMTLGIASLFMPGLLGIVADRWIRPDRLYAIVHILGAGLLYLAAKESSFDGLYWVMLLYLMLYMPTIALDNTVSYCILEKRGYDIVKDFPPIRVWGTIGFIIAVWMIDLLGWGLSNMQLYFSAVFSLVLGLYSLTLPGCPIEKSTAKKSLTQALGLDAFVLFKNKKMAIFFIFSMLLGAALQITNMWGEAFLHDFGKIAAYKNAFAVVHNGILMSVSQMSETLFILTIPFFLKKFGIKKVMLMSMFAWVFRFGLFGIGTPEGIGLVWLILSMIIYGMAFDFFNISGSLFVEMEAEPKIRASAQGLFMIMTNGIGAMIGAYGSGVIIEMFTHNGIRDWQTIWFIFAAYALVIGVTFMILFKYKHDPEAMKTIQH; this is encoded by the coding sequence ATGGGAATTAAATTTCGGTTAACGGTCATGAACTTCCTGCAGTTTTTCGTGTGGGGAGCCTGGCTGCTGTCGTTTGGAAAATATCTCGGAGCAACACTCCATTTTAGCGGTGAACAGATTGGGGCTATTTTTATGACCCTGGGTATCGCGTCTTTGTTTATGCCGGGCCTGTTGGGTATTGTGGCTGACCGCTGGATTCGTCCTGATCGCCTTTATGCTATCGTACATATTTTAGGGGCCGGATTGTTATATCTTGCCGCCAAAGAATCGAGTTTCGACGGCTTATATTGGGTGATGCTGCTGTATTTGATGCTGTATATGCCGACCATTGCTTTGGATAACACGGTGTCGTACTGTATTTTGGAAAAGAGAGGGTACGATATTGTGAAAGATTTTCCTCCCATTCGCGTGTGGGGAACCATCGGGTTTATTATCGCTGTTTGGATGATTGACCTGCTGGGATGGGGACTGAGTAACATGCAGCTTTATTTCTCTGCAGTATTTTCACTGGTGTTAGGATTATATTCGCTTACCTTGCCCGGTTGCCCGATTGAAAAGTCAACGGCAAAGAAATCGTTAACACAAGCTTTAGGATTGGATGCTTTTGTGCTGTTTAAAAACAAAAAGATGGCCATCTTTTTTATCTTTTCCATGTTGTTGGGGGCAGCCTTGCAGATTACCAACATGTGGGGCGAAGCCTTTTTGCACGATTTCGGAAAAATTGCAGCATATAAAAATGCTTTTGCCGTTGTCCATAACGGAATTTTGATGTCGGTTTCGCAGATGTCAGAAACGTTGTTTATCCTGACCATTCCGTTCTTCCTGAAAAAATTCGGAATCAAAAAGGTGATGCTGATGAGTATGTTTGCCTGGGTTTTCCGCTTCGGATTGTTCGGTATTGGTACACCGGAAGGCATCGGTCTGGTTTGGCTGATTCTTTCGATGATTATTTACGGGATGGCTTTCGACTTCTTTAATATTTCCGGTTCTTTGTTTGTGGAAATGGAAGCCGAACCGAAAATCAGAGCCAGTGCCCAGGGGTTGTTTATGATCATGACCAACGGAATCGGAGCCATGATCGGAGCTTATGGCAGTGGCGTGATTATTGAAATGTTTACCCACAATGGCATCCGCGACTGGCAAACCATCTGGTTTATTTTTGCCGCTTATGCATTGGTTATCGGAGTGACGTTCATGATTTTGTTTAAATACAAACATGATCCGGAAGCCATGAAAACCATTCAGCATTAA